A region from the Rosa rugosa chromosome 6, drRosRugo1.1, whole genome shotgun sequence genome encodes:
- the LOC133716534 gene encoding uncharacterized protein LOC133716534 codes for MASSSSVSPNKWTSQTPNPDISGLKWTKKNSRHSRQLGNEPQLPNHDSAAELPDHNSDTGENLIDQNEVLSEQPHPKKPNLKVYIRLKLDKDDAPQVKKKAEDQNPKSDDPAVAALAALSAGEGLEEKGNKTWNLRPRKPVKKPNGEASAMKTGAPVGQHNEIPELGRSRMARGCQTKKPKEPRMEISLTLTKEEIEEDLLLLTGKKPSRRPKRRPRSLQKQLDNITPGMYLDMLSAEAYQV; via the exons ATGGCCTCCTCCTCGTCTGTGTCACCCAATAAGTGGACTTCCCAGACCCCCAACCCTGACATATCGGGGTTGAAATGGACCAAGAAAAACTCACGTCACTCTCGCCAGTTGGGCAATGAACCCCAACTCCCCAACCATGACTCGGCAGCTGAGCTACCTGACCACAACTCCGACACTGGGGAAAACCTCATTGACCAGAACGAAGTCTTGTCCGAACAGCCGCACCCCAAGAAACCAAATTTGAAGGTTTACATCCGGCTCAAGCTGGACAAAGACGACGCTCCTCAGGTGAAAAAAAAAGCAGAggatcaaaaccctaaatctgaTGATCCTGCTGTTGCTGCTTTGGCTGCTTTATCTGCGGGGGAAGGATTGGAGGAGAAGGGGAACAAAACATGGAATCTGAGGCCCAGGAAACCGGTGAAGAAGCCTAATGGGGAGGCTAGTGCCATGAAGACTGGTGCACCGGTGGGGCAGCATAACGAAATCCCGGAGCTGGGTCGGTCCAGAATGGCTAGAGGTTGTCAAACGAAAAAACCTAAGGAGCCGAGGATGGAGATATCGCTTACATTGACCAAAGAGGAGATTGAGGAGGATCTTTTACTCTTGACAGGGAAGAAGCCGTCACGCCGGCCCAAGAGGAGGCCTAGGAGTCTGCAGAAGCAGCTGGAT AATATAACTCCAGGGATGTATCTGGATATGCTGTCGGCAGAAGCCTACCAGGTTTAA
- the LOC133713559 gene encoding uncharacterized protein LOC133713559: MQAEEEQQQHKENGGNYRTLMPDTHFLWAGASAAQFGWAVVLYRKGSGAHSTSMPFRAFAVASLFVGAGATAAFAGLRASGIHKVEDLIQLGANIRTGLGVQRRARDE; this comes from the exons ATGCAGGCGGAGGAGGAGCAGCAGCAGCACAAGGAAAATGGCGGCAATTATCGGACCCTCATGCCCGACACTCACTTTTTGTGGGCCGGAGCCAGCGCGGCCCAGTTCGGCTGGGCGGTAGTCTTGTACCGGAAAGGATCCGGCGCCCACTCCACTTCCATGCCCTTCAGGGCTTTCGCTGTCGCGTCCCTCTTCGTCGGCGCCGGCGCCACCGCCGCCTTCGCTGGCCTCCGTGCTTCTGGTATCCACAAG GTGGAGGACCTAATTCAGTTGGGTGCAAACATAAGAACTGGCCTCGGGGTACAACGGAGGGCAAGGGATGAATAA